The Pyrenophora tritici-repentis strain M4 chromosome 8, whole genome shotgun sequence genome contains a region encoding:
- a CDS encoding CaiB, acyl-CoA transferase-carnitine dehydratase yields the protein MVEKLPLAGIKVLDMTRVLAGPYCTQILGDLGADVIKIEHPTRGDDTRSWGPPDALYIDGVERQFPGESAYYLSVNRNKRSVGLAFNNPTGISILHQLAQKCDVLVENYLPGSLAKYQLDYATLAKLNPSLIYASVTGYGQTGPYRDRAGYDVMVEAEMGLMHITGERDGPPVKVGVAVTDIMTGMYTAIGIQAALYSRKETGLGQWIDASLSDVQVAGLANIASSALVTGKGDSGRWGTAHATVVPYRAYKTKDTNIAVGGCNDRLYGILCDKLSRPEWKTDPRFLTNALRVKHRITIDALVEAELMTKTTQEWLEIFEGSGMPYAAVNDIKGTVEHEHVLARNMIEEVEHPAVGKVKLVNHPVKYSRAEPKIRSPPPLLGQHTDEILREVLGYGEDEIKELREGKVVA from the exons ATGGTAGAAAAACTACCGTTGGCTGGTATCAAGGTGCTGGATATGACCAGGGTGCTTGCAGGG CCATACTGCACGCAAATACTTGGAGACCTCGG AGCCGATGTGATTAAGATTGAACACCCAACAAGAGGCGACGACACGCGATCCTGGGGACCACCAGATGCACTATATATCGATGGCGTCGAGCGTCAATTCCCTGGCGAAAGCGCGTACTACCTCTCT GTAAACCGCAACAAGCGATCTGTCGGCCTCGCTTTCAACAACCCAACCGGGATATCTATCCTCCACCAGCTCGCTCAGAAGTGCGACGTACTTGTCGAAAACTACCTCCCCGGCTCCCTCGCGAAGTACCAGCTTGACTATGCCACGCTCGCAAAGCTCAACCCCTCTCTTATCTACGCTTCGGTGACAGGATATGGCCAAACGGGACCCTACCGCGACCGCGCTGGATACGATGTCATGGTGGAAGCTGAGATGGGGTTGATGCATATTACTGGAGAACGTGATGGGCCGCCGGTGAAGGTTGGTGTTGCTGTTACGGATATCATGACGGGCATGTACACAGCGATTGGCATACAAGCGGCGCTCTACTCGAGGAAAGAGACGGGGTTAGGTCAGTGGATTGATGCAAGTTTGAGCGATGTGCAAGTCGCTGGGCTGGCCAATATAGCAAGTAGCGCACTTGTTACAGGAAAGGGGGATAGTGGAAGATGGGGAACTGCTCATG CAACCGTCGTCCCCTACCGCGCCTACAAAACAAAAGACACAAACATCGCTGTAGGCGGCTGCAACGACCGCCTCTACGGCATCCTCTGCGACAAGCTTTCCCGCCCCGAATGGAAAACCGACCCCCGCTTCCTCACGAACGCGCTCCGCGTCAAACACCGCATCACTATTGACGCCCTCGTAGAAGCAGAGCTCATGACAAAGACAACGCAGGAGTGGCTTGAAATCTTCGAGGGCAGTGGCATGCCGTATGCGGCAGTCAACGATATCAAAGGGACAGTGGAACACGAACATGTTCTTGCGAGGAACATGATTGAGGAGGTGGAACACCCGGCTGTAGGCAAGGTCAAGTTGGTCAATCATCCTGTCAAATATTCGAGAGCGGAACCGAAGATTAGGAGCCCGCCGCCGTTGTTAGGACAGCATACTGATGAGATTCTGAGAGAGGTGCTGGGGTATGGGGAGGATGAGATTAAGGAGTTGAGGGAGGGAAAGGTCGTTGCATGA
- a CDS encoding PurB, Adenylosuccinate lyase — protein MFLLRRAPLRAIPRLTAIRPQRRSLGSVSAIDSVIFRTLFGTDEIRKVFDDKAYINRCVDAETALARAQSKCNVIPSHIGEIVTSKASEISLDYDRLRQETEIVGYPIFPLVRQLSASCGDEAGRYVHWGATTQDIMDLASILQMKEGLEIVERTLRSVIKNLEDLSRKHRDTPMAGRTHLQHALPITFGHKCAIWLSGFQRHLERLEQLKSRALMVQFGGAAGSLASLGSGDDGIRVRKEMARDLGLTDPPITWHVARDGVAEITNYLALVGGTLGKLGLDIIIMSSNELSEVSEPFVPHRGASSTMPQKRNPISSEVILAASKILRSNAGLVLDGMVSDFERASGPWHLEWVAVPESFVIAVGALNQADFALSGLVVNPKQMLTNLYSTRGLIVAEAVMMGLAPHVGRQKAHDVVYEACRESIENDTSLLEALQTRSEITDKISNEELSSLCDAKNYLGSCGLMVDEVLAASR, from the coding sequence ATGTTCTTACTTCGGCGTGCCCCACTCCGTGCCATTCCCCGGCTGACCGCAATCCGTCCCCAACGACGATCACTCGGCAGCGTGAGCGCCATCGACTCTGTCATCTTTCGCACGCTCTTCGGGACTGATGAAATCCGCAAAGTCTTTGATGATAAGGCTTACATCAATCGTTGTGTCGATGCGGAGACAGCTTTGGCAAGAGCGCAATCAAAATGCAATGTCATTCCGTCTCATATCGGAGAGATTGTGACGTCGAAAGCCAGTGAGATTTCTCTAGATTATGACAGACTACGCCAGGAAACTGAAATCGTTGGTTATCCCATCTTCCCGCTGGTACGGCAATTGTCCGCATCGTGTGGGGACGAAGCTGGACGATATGTGCACTGGGGGGCAACAACTCAAGACATCATGGATCTGGCGAGCATTCTACAGATGAAAGAGGGTCTTGAGATAGTCGAACGCACGCTTCGGTCTGTCATCAAGAACCTGGAAGATCTATCGAGAAAGCACCGGGACACACCCATGGCTGGCCGCACGCATTTACAACATGCACTTCCCATCACCTTTGGGCACAAATGCGCTATCTGGCTATCTGGATTTCAACGACACCTTGAACGTCTCGAGCAGCTCAAGTCTCGCGCATTGATGGTTCAATTCGGGGGAGCCGCAGGTTCTTTGGCCTCTTTGGGCTCGGGCGACGATGGGATCCGTGTTAGGAAAGAGATGGCCAGAGACCTTGGACTTACAGATCCTCCAATCACCTGGCACGTTGCGAGAGATGGTGTTGCTGAGATCACGAACTACCTTGCACTTGTTGGTGGTACTCTAGGCAAGCTGGGCTTGGACATCATCATCATGTCGTCAAACGAGCTGTCGGAAGTATCGGAGCCTTTCGTGCCCCATCGCGGTGCTTCTTCTACAATGCCACAGAAAAGAAACCCCATTTCAAGTGAAGTCATCCTGGCAGCGTCAAAGATCTTGCGATCAAACGCAGGTTTGGTACTGGATGGCATGGTTTCCGACTTCGAGCGCGCGTCGGGTCCATGGCATCTGGAGTGGGTGGCCGTCCCGGAGAGCTTCGTCATCGCTGTGGGCGCCCTTAACCAGGCTGACTTTGCGCTTTCGGGCCTTGTAGTGAACCCGAAGCAAATGCTCACCAACCTCTACTCCACCAGAGGTCTCATCGTTGCGGAGGCTGTCATGATGGGGCTTGCTCCACATGTCGGTCGTCAGAAGGCGCACGATGTCGTCTATGAGGCATGCAGAGAGAGCATCGAGAACGACACTAGTTTGTTGGAGGCTCTGCAAACACGCTCTGAAATCACTGACAAGATTTCGAACGAAGAACTGAGCTCGTTGTGCGACGCAAAGAACTACCTCGGCTCCTGTGGGCTCATGGTTGACGAGGTTCTGGCCGCGTCGAGATGA
- a CDS encoding HmgA, Homogentisate 1,2-dioxygenase, with protein sequence MMQDFKERKLVTDPQKAFHYTDLQRLKPTRANDPYDYQAGWGNRHQSEVIPGTLPVAQNNPQEVRFGLYTEGITYSAFAAPRAHNFSTYMYRCRPAAAHNGYIPIESKSNITNCFLSINPKVETLPEQAEWHPFPLPKEDEKIDFADGLHTLCGSGDPNIKEGIALYVYMINSNMERRAFCNTDGDFLICAQQGNLDIKTEMGKIFLQPGEICVIQRGIRFCLNLAPDTPVARGYITEVWGSMWELPDLGPLGGHGLANPRDFLYPVAAIDDELHVDWQIVNKTNGQLVAIQQDHSPFDLVAWHGNVVPYKYDLTKFSSQNSTSIDHTDPSIFTVLTAKSRDPLTPLADFLWFGPRWDVATNTFRLPYFHRNSASEFLACIYGQGLGRSDDFQPGGGSFEGGHTPHGGFHEGYQHGMRIHESQPEKILTGE encoded by the exons ATGATGCAAGACTTCAAGGAACGCAAGCTCGTCACCGACCCCCAAAAGGCATTTCATTACACCGACCTTCAGCGACTGAAACCAACACGCGCGAACGATCCATACGACTATCAAGCAGGATGGGGAAATCGCCATCAGTCTGAGGTCATTCCAGGCACATTGCCCGTTGCCCAGAACAACCCCCAAGAAGTTCGTTTCGGGCTCTACACTGAAGGCATCACATATTCGGCATTTGCCGCACCGCGCGCACATAACTTCAGTACTTACATGTACCGGTGCCGTCCTGCAGCAGCTCACA ATGGCTATATTCCTATTGAGTCCAAGTCAAACATCACCAACTGCTTCCTCTCCATTAATCCCAAAGTCGAAACCCTTCCCGAACAAGCTGAATGGCATCCATTCCCACTTCCCAAGGAGGATGAGAAGATCGACTTTGCCGATGGTCTACACACTCTCTGCGGCAGTGGAGACCCTAACATCAAAGAGGGTATTGCGCTATATGTCTACATGATCAACTCAAACATGGAGCGCCGAGCATTCTGCAACACTGATGGCGACTTCCTTATCTGCGCACAACAGGGCAATCTAGACATCAAGACAGAAATGGGAAAGATCTTCCTTCAGCCAGGCGAGATTTGCGTCATACAGCGCGGCATTCGATTCTGCCTGAACTTGGCTCCGGATACCCCAGTAGCACGCGGTTACATAACCGAGGTATGGGGGTCCATGTGGGAACTTCCTGATTTGGGTCCTCTGGGGGGCCACGGTCTTGCCAATCCTCGTGACTTTCTTTACCCGGTAGCTGCTATCGATGATGAATTGCACGTGGACTGGCAGATTGTCAACAAGACTAACGGCCAGCTCGTGGCTATTCAGCAAGATCACAGTCCATTTGATCTCGTTGCATGGCACGGCAATGTTGTCCCTTACAAGTACGACCTTACCAAGTTCTCCTCGCAGAACAGTACATCCATCGATCATACCGACCCCTCGATTTTCACGGTTCTCACTGCCAAGTCACGCGACCCTCTCACACCGCTGGCCGACTTCCTTTGGTTCGGTCCACGATGGGACGTTGCGACTAACACCTTCCGACTTCCCTACTTCCACCGCAACTCCGCGTCCGAATTCCTAGCTTGCATTTATGGGCAAGGTCTTGGACGAAGTGACGACTTCCAGCCCGGTGGAGGCAGCTTCGAAGGAGGCCACACACCTCATGGTGGCTTCCACGAAGGATACCAGCATGGTATGCGTATCCACGAGAGTCAACCGGAGAAGATTTTGACTGGTGAGTGA